AGCGCCTTGAGAATTGGCGAATATGTCGGCGATATAGTAGAGTCGCTCGGGAGAATAAGGCTTAAAGACAAGGCCTTAGTCATTGGCGAGGCTTTGGGCAGACAGCAGTAACTGTGTATATGGTCTCGAAAAAGAGGTGAATCTTCCTAGCTCTAACTACGGCGCACTGCGCTCTTAACGCGTCTAGTATAAAGTCCGCCCTACCAAGGGAGCTAAATGTCAAAACGACGACGCGGGGTCTAACCATCGATATCCACCTCAAGAACCGGGGCACAACGCCTGTGTCATGCACCGCGGCGTCAGTTGGCTCCTCAGGCGGTAGATATGGCAGATTAAACACTACGACGTCTGCCCTCCGCACAGCGTTAGCCACGTCGCTACACACAACATCGACAGGTGGTTTACACATTTTACATGAATTCAGGTCTATGTCGACGGCCAGTGTGACTCTACACTTCGCGGCCAGCGCCATCCCCACGATACAAGTGCCGGTTCCGACGTCGACGCAGATATCCCCTTCTTCTATCTCCTCCACAGACTCGAGAGTTAGGTATGTGTCTTCAGCTGGTGTATATGGCATTAGCGTAGTGGAGCGAGGTAGAAGAGCGCTGGGATTACGAAAAATGCCAAGAGGGAGCGGGCCAGAGCGGCTTCATAAGTTGTGCCAACTTCAAGGGAGTAAACCGTGGCGAAGATGGTCGCAGTGAAGAGAAGAGCTACGAATAGCAGGATTTGAGAGAGGGTGATGAGGTAGACATAGTCGAGAGAGCGGGCGAGTTGTACTAGGGTTAGGTGGGTGGCTGGGTAAATCGATAGGGGGGATACCCCCACCGCTGTTTTATAGAGAGACATCTTCTTATTAGTTATGAGATAGATCGCAAGGATTATTCCCGATAACGAAAGTAGAGAGACGGCCATTGATATTTGTGGTGGTAGATTTATTGAAAGTGGAAGGTAGTACCCAACATACAGTACGTAGATCATCGAGAGGGATGGATTTTGAAGACTCCCTACTACAATGCTGAAAATCCAGCCAGTTAGAAGAACTAAGGCGGCCGCCGGTAGCAACGGCGACATGAGTAGCCACACAACCAACGGCCTCAGGCCTATTACCGATAGGAAGTTAAGCGATTTAAGAGGCTCCGCCGTTGCGATGATAGAGGCAACCTTCTCTCCAAGTTCTGTGAGAGACACCAGAGACTCCTCCCTCTTCACGATGCCCAGCCTCTCGAGAGCCGAGAGTTCAAATAGTAGGGTGGATGCCGACGTCCCCAGCGCCGCCCTTAGTCTTGCAAGTGTCATGGGGCCTTCTCTATGCAGTACGAGGATTATGTCGCGCCGCCTTCCCACAGAGGCTCCGTAGATAACGCGTTCCACTGTGTACTAGAGGGCTTTTATAATTATTACACAACTACGTGAGAGGCGAAATTGTTAAATACCCAAGCTGTTAAGGGTTGGCCATGGCAACAGAACAGACAATACTAGTAGGGAAAAAACCAGCTACAAACTACGTAATTGCAACGGTGATGGCGTTCAACGCCGGTGTTAAGAAAGTGGTGTTGAAGGCTAGAGGTGCAGCTATCTCCAAGGCCGTCTCGACTGCTGTAATGGTGAGGGACAGATTCCTCCCAGGCAAGGTGCAGATAAAAGACGTTAAGTTGCTAAGCGACAAGGTACAGGGCCAGGGCGGCAGGGAGAGAACAGTTGCGG
The sequence above is drawn from the Pyrobaculum ferrireducens genome and encodes:
- a CDS encoding protein-(glutamine-N5) methyltransferase; this translates as MEEIEEGDICVDVGTGTCIVGMALAAKCRVTLAVDIDLNSCKMCKPPVDVVCSDVANAVRRADVVVFNLPYLPPEEPTDAAVHDTGVVPRFLRWISMVRPRVVVLTFSSLGRADFILDALRAQCAVVRARKIHLFFETIYTVTAVCPKPRQ
- a CDS encoding helix-turn-helix domain-containing protein, with the translated sequence MERVIYGASVGRRRDIILVLHREGPMTLARLRAALGTSASTLLFELSALERLGIVKREESLVSLTELGEKVASIIATAEPLKSLNFLSVIGLRPLVVWLLMSPLLPAAALVLLTGWIFSIVVGSLQNPSLSMIYVLYVGYYLPLSINLPPQISMAVSLLSLSGIILAIYLITNKKMSLYKTAVGVSPLSIYPATHLTLVQLARSLDYVYLITLSQILLFVALLFTATIFATVYSLEVGTTYEAALARSLLAFFVIPALFYLAPLR
- the albA gene encoding DNA-binding protein Alba, whose translation is MATEQTILVGKKPATNYVIATVMAFNAGVKKVVLKARGAAISKAVSTAVMVRDRFLPGKVQIKDVKLLSDKVQGQGGRERTVAAIEVVLEMA